In the genome of Kutzneria kofuensis, the window ACATTTGGCGCTGGGGCGGCTCGGCCTTCGGCCGGACCAGCGTCACCGGCTCGCCGTCGATCAGGAAGCCGGCCGGTGTCAGCGGGAACAGCCGGTGCCGGCCGTGCCGGTCCTCCAGCACCACGTGGCCCGACTCGAACCGGACGACCGCGCCGCAGAACCCGGACGCCGGGTCCTCCACGACCACGCCCGGTTCGGCCACGACCTCGGGGATCTGCCTGCGCTTCTTCGGTCCGGCCAGCACGTCGCGGCCGTAGTCGTGGGAACGCACAGCGCCGGACCCTATCGGGTGACGCCGATGTTCTCGTGGAGGAACTCCAGCGTGGCGGACCACGCGGCGGCCCGCGCCTTGGTGTTGATCTCCGGCGTGCCGCCCATCTCGAACCGCACGCCCGGCCCCGGCGCCAGCGTGTCGGTGTAGGGCTGCCCGGGCGGGCCGTTGAGCGGGTGGCCCGCGCCCTCGTAGATCCGCAGCTCGACGTTGTCCGCGTCGTCAGCGGCGGCCTGGCTGTATTCGACCGTTGGCCAGTTCTGGTCGTCGCTGCCGCAGAGCATCAGCACCGGGCCGCCGATCCGTTCCACCGGGATCCGGTACGGGGTCACGTCTTCCGGCACGTCCGGGAACGCCAGCCGCAGTCGCACCGGCTCGTCGTTCGCCACCTGCTCCCGCAGTTCGTCGCGGATCTCGTACGGCAGGTAGTCCAGCGGCTTGCGGCGCAGCGTCCACGACGCCGCCGGTGTGGCGAGAATGTCCAGCAGCGACCCGGCCCGATAGTCGATGCCCTGCGTGATGAGCCCGCCGCCGGCCACGCTGACCACCGCGCCGACCCGGTCGTCGTGGGCGGCGACCAGCAGCGCCGCCTCGCCGCCGCGCGAACCGCCGACGATGCCGATCTTGCCCGCGGCGAACGAGGCGATCTTGTCCACGGCGGCGAAGAAGTACTCCAGCGGGATGTCCAC includes:
- a CDS encoding acyl-CoA thioester hydrolase/BAAT C-terminal domain-containing protein, with the protein product MTESVLLTQPVSAPGVLLLGGAEGGLHERDARALHAEGYNVLALAYFGAPTLPPGLVDIPLEYFFAAVDKIASFAAGKIGIVGGSRGGEAALLVAAHDDRVGAVVSVAGGGLITQGIDYRAGSLLDILATPAASWTLRRKPLDYLPYEIRDELREQVANDEPVRLRLAFPDVPEDVTPYRIPVERIGGPVLMLCGSDDQNWPTVEYSQAAADDADNVELRIYEGAGHPLNGPPGQPYTDTLAPGPGVRFEMGGTPEINTKARAAAWSATLEFLHENIGVTR